The Corallococcus soli region ACCAGCAGCGGCGCTTCGGCATCGTCTCCCACCGCACGGATGCACGCGGAGAGCTCACGCTCGAGGCGCGGACCCGGGAGGACCACATGAGCGCCCTGATGGTGCTGGGGCGCGGCCGGGGCGTGATGGTGTACCCGGGCTCGGTGTTCCTGTACGCGGAGCGTGCTCCCGAAGCGCGGCAGCAGACCCTCATCTACACCGACCGCTCCGTGTACCGGCCGCAGCAGAAGCTGTTGTGGAAGGTGGTGTCCTATCGCTCCGATGAGGGCACGAAGCGCCACCAGGTGATGCCGGACGCGCAGGTGACGGTGTCGCTGCTGGACCCCAACGGCCAGGAGGTGGAGAAGCGCGAGGTGCGCACCAACACGTTCGGTTCGGTGGCGGGGGAGTTCACCCTGCCCACGGGCCGTCCCCTGGGCCAGTGGCACGTCCGGACGAGTCCCTCGGGCTACGCCGCCGTGCGCGTGGAGGAGTACAAGCGCCCCACCTTCGAGGTGTCGCTGAAGGACGCGCCCGAAGCGCTCCGGCTCAACCGACCCGCCACGTTCAAGGGCGAGGCCCGCTACTTCTTCGGCCTGCCGGTGACCCGGGGCGCGGTGAAGTGGCGCGTGTCGCGTGAGCCGGTGCTGCCGCCCTGGTGGTTCTGGGAGCGCATCCCCACGACGGCGCAGCTGGTGGCGTCCGGCTCCGCGTCGGTGGGGGAGGACGGGGGGTTCTCCGTGGCCTTCACGCCGGAGGCGGACGAGCGGCTGGCGAAGACGCAGGGCATGTCGTGGCGCTACCGCGTGGAGGCGGACCTGACGGACGAAGGCGGAGAGACGCGCTCCGCGAGCCGCGCGTTCCGGCTGGGCTTCGTGTCGGTGGAGGGCCGCGTGGAGTCCGACCAGGGCTTCGTCCGCGAGGACCTGCCGTCGGCCGTGCGCCTCGTGCGCTCGAACCTGGACGGGGCCCCGCAGGCCGGCGCGGGACGCTGGCGGTTGCTCGCGCTGAAGCAGCCCGCCCGTGCGCTGATGCCGTCGGAGGAGCCCGTCGACGCGCCCCCCCCCCTGGAGGGCTCCGCGCAGGAGCACCGGCAGTGGACCGCCACGCCGGGGGATGCGCTCAAGCCGCGCTGGCAGCAGGGGTTCGATCCCGCCTCCACGCTGCGTCGCTGGGAGGACGGGGCGGAGGTGGCCCAGGCGGCGGTGACGCACGGCGCGGATGGCGTGGCGAGCGTGAAGCTGCCGGCGCTGCGCGCGGGGGCCTACCGCCTGCGCTACGAGACGACGGATGCCTTCGGCCAGAAGGCGCTCGCACAGCACGACTTCGTGGTCGCCGGCTCGCGGGCGCCCACCGGGTTGCCGGGGATGCTGATGGCGGAGCGGTCGTCGGTGCGGGTGGGCGAGGTGGCCCGGCTGGTGGTGGCCTCCGGCTACGAGGGCCAGCCGCTGATGATGGACGTGTACCAGGGCTCGCGGCGCGTCGAGCACCGCCTGCTGACGGCGGGACAGGGCCGGGCCGTGGTGGAGATTCCCGTGACGGAGGCCCTGCGCGGCGGCTTCACGGTGGCGCTGTCGCTGGTGCGCGACTGGCAGCACCTGGGCTTCCAGCAGACGGTGGCGGTCCCCTTCGACGACAAGGAGCTGAGCGTGGAGTTCGCCACGTTCCGCGACACGCTGCGCCCCGGCGCGAAGGAGACCTTCCGCGTGACGGTGAAGGGCCCGAAGGGCGCGAAGCTGGAGGCGGGGGCCGCGGAGGTGCTGGCGTACATGTACGATCAGTCGTTGGACCTGTTCGGCCCGCACACGCCGCCCCAGGTGGCGCGGCTGTATCCGCAGCGGTCCACGTCGCTCGACACCCGCTCCTCCGTGAGCTCCAACGGGGGCGACTGGCTCTTCGATGACCTGGGGCGGAGCGCCTCCCTGCAGGATCCGGAGCCGGATCAGCTGAAGTTCGGAAGCGGGTACGGGCTGGGCGGCCCGGGCTACGGCCGACGTTTCCGGGGGGGCATGACCATGTCCGGGGTCCACCGCAGGGAGAGCGACAGCGAGGAGGAACGCTCTGCTCCGGGCAGCCCGCCGCCTCCGCCGCCGCCTCCATCCCCTTCCATGGCTCCGCCAGCGGAGGCGAAGGTCCAGATGAAGCGGTACTCCGTCATCGAGATCAACAAGGAGCCGGAAGCGCCGCAGCCGCTGCGCTCGAACTTCGCGGAGACGGCGTTCTGGATTCCGCAGCTCCTGACCGGGCCGGACGGCGCGGCGGTGCTCGAGTTCTCCGTGCCGGATTCGGTGACGGCGTGGAACGTCTGGGTGCACGCCCTCACGCGCGACCTGAAGGGCGGCTCGGTGCAGCGCACCACCCGCAGCGTGAAGGAGCTGATGGTGCGCCCGTACCTGCCGCGCTTCCTGCGCGAGGGGGACCGCGCGGAGCTGGAGGTCGTGGTGAACAACGCGGGCGCGGCGACCCAGCAGGGGCAGCTCACGTTCGACATCGTGGATCCGGACACGCAGAAGAGCCTGCTCGCGGACTTCGGCGTGAAGACGACGGAGCAGAGCTTCACGGTGGCGGCGGGGAAGGGGACGCACCTGCGCTTCCCCATCACCACCCCGGCGCGCGTGGGCCCGGTGGCCTTCCGCGTCGTCGCGAAGTCCGGCGCCTTCAGCGACGGCGAGCTGCGCGCCCTGCCGGTGCTTCCGGGGCGCATGCACCTGGCGCAGTCGCGCTTCGTGACGTTGCGCGACAAGGACCGCAAGACGCTCACGTTCGATGACCTGAAGCGCTCCAACGACCCCACGCGGGTGAACGAGCAGCTCGTCGTCACGGTGGACGCGCAGCTCTTCTATTCGGTGCTCCAGGCGCTGCCGTACCTGGTGGACTACCCGTACGAGTGCACGGAGCAGACGCTCAACCGCTTCGTGTCCACGGGCATCGTCTCCAGCCTCTACGCGAAGCACCCAGCGGTGGCGAAGATGGCGAAGGCGCTGAGTGAGCGACCCACGCGCTTCGAGACCTGGGACGCGGTGGATCCGAACCGGAAGATGACGCTGGAGGAGACGCCCTGGCTCAACGAGGCCCGGGGCGGCGACGAGTCCGCGGACAAGCTGCTGCGGGTGTTGGATCCGAAGGTGGCCCAGGCGGAGCGACTGTCTTCGCTGGAGAAGCTGAAGAAGGCGCAGACGGCGTCCGGTGGCTTCCCGTGGTGGCCGGGAGGGCCGCCCTCGCCGTACATGACCGTCTACATCCTCCACGGCCTGTCCCGCGCGATGGAGCACGGGGTGGCGGTGCCGCCGGAGATGACCGCGCGGGCCTGGGAGTACCTGGCCACGCAGTTCCGCGAGGACTACGCCAAGACGCTGATGAGGAAGGACCTGGGCTGGGAGTTCCTCACGTTCCTCAACTTCGTGGCGTCGTCGTATCCCGACGCGCGCTACACGGGCGAGGCGCTCACGGCGGCCGAGCGGAAGCGCATGCTCGACTTCTCCTTCAAGCACTGGAAGAAGCACGCGCCGTTCCTCAAGGGCTACCTGGCGCTCACGCTGCACCGCGCGAAGCGGACGCAGGACGCGCAGAAGGTCTGGGACAGCGTGATGGACTCCGCGAAGACGACGGAGGAGCTGGGGACGTACTGGGCGCCGGAGGACCGTAGCTGGCTCTGGTACAACGACACCACGGAGACGCACGCGTTCGCGCTGCGCACGCTGTCGGAGCTGCGCCCCAAGGACCCGCGCCGCGAGGGGCTGGTGCAGTGGCTGCTGCTGGACAAGAAGCTGGGCCACTGGAAGTCCACGCGCGCCACGGCCGAGGCGCTCTACGCGCTGGTGAACTACCTGGAGGCGGAAGGGGCGCTGGGCGTCCGCGAGGAGCTGAAGGTGACGGTGGGGCAGAAGGTCGTGCCCATGGTCTTCTCGCCGGAGGTCTACACGGGGAAGAAGAACCAGGTGGTGCTCACCGGGCCGGAGGTGAAGCCCGACACGGCGACCACCGTGGTGGAGAAGACGACGCCGGGCTTCGCCTTCGCCTCCGCGACGTGGCACTTCTCCACGGAGGAGCTGCCGAAGGAGGAGCGCGGGGACTTCTTCCACGTGTCGCGCCGCTACTTCGTGCGCGTGAGCGAAGGCAACCAGACGCTGCTGCGTCCCCTGGCGGAAGGCGCGAAGCTGCAGCCCGGTGACGAGGTCGAGGTGCAGCTGTCGCTGCGCACCAAACACGCGGCCGAGTACGTGCACCTGCGCGACCCGCGCGCCGCGGGCCTGGAGCCGGAGAACGCGGTGTCCCGCCACAAGTGGGACCTGGGCATCGTCTGGTACGAGGAGGTGCGGGACTCTGGGACGAACTTCTTCTTCGAGGCGCTGCCGGTGGGCGAGTACACGTTCAAGTACCGGCTGCGCGCCAACCTGGCGGGCACCTTCCGCGTGGGGCCCGCGACCGTGCAGTCCATGTACGCGCCGGAGTTCACCGCGTACTCCACGGGCACGGTGATCACCGTGGGCAAGGCCCCGTAGTCCGGAAGCGGGGCAGGGGGCCGGCGCTCCTTCGGGGCGTCGGTCCTGCCTCTTCGCGGCGAACGGCGGCTGCGCGGGGGGCGCATCTCCCGCGCAAGCCTCTG contains the following coding sequences:
- a CDS encoding alpha-2-macroglobulin family protein; protein product: MSEPSRPRALVALLCLLSFALPHPTPASAQTKAPPTWKAIDALVEDDKVESAAQGAEARLVAAKQKKDAAEWTRALVRTVQLRTRLHGYETAVRFLREQPWPDDARQRATLNLFYAAVLTHYVDAYGYEIGRREQVASSGPVDLKAWTKDQLVAEAQRAQAAVWALRQELGTEPVKVLSEYLQPNTYPDGIRSTLRDAVTYLWVALLERTDLWRPEQEQQVYRLDLGALLAGSPRVDLVDPSVHPLMKVAALLGDLEAWHLAAGRREAALEARLRRYDVLSTSFTDTEDQLRVREHLVAHLKGFRDVPWWSAGQLQLAELEEAVGRRVAAHAAAKAGADAWPKSFGGLRCAAKVTALEAPELSATVMHVDGAGRRSIEVRHRNVAQVHFRAFALDVEAKLAKPGQDMSLIAEGAEVRRLVQTRKPEAAWSTVLPKTSDFQSHRTFVTPPSLKPGVYALVMSVREDFKEKDNKLVSLPMNVSPWAVVTRRVGSGRVEVRVVDGATGAAAPNVEVRLVTPDYQQRRFGIVSHRTDARGELTLEARTREDHMSALMVLGRGRGVMVYPGSVFLYAERAPEARQQTLIYTDRSVYRPQQKLLWKVVSYRSDEGTKRHQVMPDAQVTVSLLDPNGQEVEKREVRTNTFGSVAGEFTLPTGRPLGQWHVRTSPSGYAAVRVEEYKRPTFEVSLKDAPEALRLNRPATFKGEARYFFGLPVTRGAVKWRVSREPVLPPWWFWERIPTTAQLVASGSASVGEDGGFSVAFTPEADERLAKTQGMSWRYRVEADLTDEGGETRSASRAFRLGFVSVEGRVESDQGFVREDLPSAVRLVRSNLDGAPQAGAGRWRLLALKQPARALMPSEEPVDAPPPLEGSAQEHRQWTATPGDALKPRWQQGFDPASTLRRWEDGAEVAQAAVTHGADGVASVKLPALRAGAYRLRYETTDAFGQKALAQHDFVVAGSRAPTGLPGMLMAERSSVRVGEVARLVVASGYEGQPLMMDVYQGSRRVEHRLLTAGQGRAVVEIPVTEALRGGFTVALSLVRDWQHLGFQQTVAVPFDDKELSVEFATFRDTLRPGAKETFRVTVKGPKGAKLEAGAAEVLAYMYDQSLDLFGPHTPPQVARLYPQRSTSLDTRSSVSSNGGDWLFDDLGRSASLQDPEPDQLKFGSGYGLGGPGYGRRFRGGMTMSGVHRRESDSEEERSAPGSPPPPPPPPSPSMAPPAEAKVQMKRYSVIEINKEPEAPQPLRSNFAETAFWIPQLLTGPDGAAVLEFSVPDSVTAWNVWVHALTRDLKGGSVQRTTRSVKELMVRPYLPRFLREGDRAELEVVVNNAGAATQQGQLTFDIVDPDTQKSLLADFGVKTTEQSFTVAAGKGTHLRFPITTPARVGPVAFRVVAKSGAFSDGELRALPVLPGRMHLAQSRFVTLRDKDRKTLTFDDLKRSNDPTRVNEQLVVTVDAQLFYSVLQALPYLVDYPYECTEQTLNRFVSTGIVSSLYAKHPAVAKMAKALSERPTRFETWDAVDPNRKMTLEETPWLNEARGGDESADKLLRVLDPKVAQAERLSSLEKLKKAQTASGGFPWWPGGPPSPYMTVYILHGLSRAMEHGVAVPPEMTARAWEYLATQFREDYAKTLMRKDLGWEFLTFLNFVASSYPDARYTGEALTAAERKRMLDFSFKHWKKHAPFLKGYLALTLHRAKRTQDAQKVWDSVMDSAKTTEELGTYWAPEDRSWLWYNDTTETHAFALRTLSELRPKDPRREGLVQWLLLDKKLGHWKSTRATAEALYALVNYLEAEGALGVREELKVTVGQKVVPMVFSPEVYTGKKNQVVLTGPEVKPDTATTVVEKTTPGFAFASATWHFSTEELPKEERGDFFHVSRRYFVRVSEGNQTLLRPLAEGAKLQPGDEVEVQLSLRTKHAAEYVHLRDPRAAGLEPENAVSRHKWDLGIVWYEEVRDSGTNFFFEALPVGEYTFKYRLRANLAGTFRVGPATVQSMYAPEFTAYSTGTVITVGKAP